A section of the Streptomyces sp. Je 1-369 genome encodes:
- a CDS encoding Crp/Fnr family transcriptional regulator, with protein MMHGSNVNDRVPFLDTLPEGVRADLELLGYRRSYAVGDILISEGDCVHDLVLLHEGLVKVIARLDGGNESLVDIGIAGDVVGEMAAMSRGSRSATVVACGEVIATVIPERELKPFLIGNPEVWSALDTVLCGRLRRAVRWRLEFRGYPVLVRLARVLVELAVSYGRPEWGGVRINVSLSQSELAALTGSKRNTVQKMLAQLGRGGLVRTGEKYTYVRDLDRLREVAQLSAPSV; from the coding sequence ATGATGCACGGCTCGAACGTAAACGATCGCGTGCCGTTTCTCGACACCCTGCCCGAGGGGGTGCGCGCAGACCTCGAACTGCTCGGCTATCGGCGTAGCTATGCCGTAGGGGACATATTGATCAGTGAGGGTGACTGTGTACATGACCTGGTGTTGCTTCACGAAGGGCTCGTCAAGGTCATCGCCCGCCTGGACGGCGGCAACGAATCACTGGTGGACATTGGAATAGCCGGGGATGTCGTGGGCGAGATGGCGGCGATGAGTCGTGGATCGAGATCGGCCACGGTGGTCGCCTGCGGTGAAGTCATCGCCACCGTCATTCCGGAGCGTGAACTCAAGCCCTTCCTCATCGGCAATCCCGAGGTGTGGTCAGCCCTCGACACCGTGCTCTGCGGTCGGTTGCGCAGAGCTGTGCGCTGGCGTCTGGAGTTCCGCGGCTACCCGGTTCTGGTCCGGCTGGCTCGCGTGTTGGTCGAACTTGCGGTGTCGTACGGGCGGCCGGAATGGGGTGGGGTGCGCATCAACGTGAGCCTGTCCCAGTCCGAGTTGGCCGCGCTCACCGGGTCCAAAAGGAACACCGTGCAAAAGATGCTCGCCCAACTGGGAAGGGGAGGACTTGTCAGAACCGGTGAAAAGTACACCTATGTGAGGGACTTGGATCGTCTGCGGGAGGTAGCCCAGCTGAGCGCGCCGAGCGTCTAG
- a CDS encoding helix-turn-helix domain-containing protein codes for MSARSGPPLGFAEAFDLPLSVDLRTAARAFGVCPGTAYKLVRLDTFPCPVLRIGGRYRIPTAHLLRSLGIEEKPLYALDLEAGATHAARLDDTHPRETEHPA; via the coding sequence GTGAGCGCGCGTTCCGGGCCGCCCCTGGGCTTCGCGGAGGCCTTCGACCTGCCTTTGAGTGTCGACCTGCGCACGGCTGCCCGTGCTTTCGGAGTCTGTCCTGGTACGGCGTACAAACTGGTCCGCCTAGACACCTTCCCGTGCCCTGTGCTGCGTATCGGCGGGCGCTACCGCATCCCGACCGCGCACCTGTTGCGCTCCCTCGGTATTGAGGAGAAGCCGCTGTACGCCCTCGACTTGGAAGCCGGGGCCACACACGCCGCCCGGCTCGACGACACCCACCCTCGTGAAACGGAGCACCCGGCATGA